In a genomic window of Myxococcota bacterium:
- a CDS encoding TetR/AcrR family transcriptional regulator — MQKRGRARKRRRGALPADPVSGARRGRPPLVDRERLLDAAERAIRRQGPTVSLEQIAARAGVTKPALFAHVGDRRALVHALSERLLTRIESEIRAALASAVGGRDSLERMIRAELETIAADRHVYAFVNGAGAGDTTLASTLAFARRAAEPLIAGIALDRQSRGLDPAPAEAWGHAIIGMLHMAGLWWIQKPAAERDARRLAAQLTELLWEGLAPRP; from the coding sequence ATGCAAAAGCGAGGACGCGCCCGCAAGCGCCGCCGCGGAGCGCTGCCAGCTGACCCGGTCTCGGGCGCGCGCCGCGGACGGCCGCCGCTGGTCGATCGCGAACGGCTGCTGGACGCGGCGGAACGCGCGATCCGCCGCCAAGGTCCCACGGTCTCGCTCGAGCAGATCGCAGCGAGAGCCGGAGTGACCAAGCCCGCCTTGTTCGCGCACGTCGGCGACCGGCGCGCCCTCGTGCATGCGCTCAGCGAGCGCCTGCTGACGCGCATCGAGTCCGAGATCCGGGCTGCGCTCGCCAGCGCGGTCGGAGGGCGCGACTCACTCGAACGGATGATCCGGGCGGAGCTCGAGACCATCGCCGCCGACCGTCATGTCTACGCCTTCGTGAACGGCGCGGGCGCGGGAGATACGACGCTCGCAAGCACGCTCGCCTTCGCGCGCCGGGCCGCGGAGCCGCTGATCGCGGGCATCGCGCTGGATCGCCAGAGCCGTGGTCTCGATCCGGCGCCGGCCGAGGCGTGGGGCCACGCGATCATCGGGATGCTGCACATGGCGGGCCTGTGGTGGATCCAGAAGCCCGCCGCCGAGCGCGATGCGCGGCGACTCGCGGCCCAGCTCACGGAGCTGCTTTGGGAAGGGCTCGCGCCCCGGCCGTGA
- a CDS encoding cytochrome P450, whose protein sequence is MPVDLARTHPFDPALLEDPWAWYAELRARAPVFRDPFTGIFHVASYELVLAALRDFETFSNRFAPAMGAGAGALSGDPELAELAAKSYPPIDTMLTADPPEQRRFRGLVNKAFAPRRVDSLEPEIEKLAQALIDGFAGEGRCEVLSQLAVPLPLTVIADQLGVPRADLSRLKRWTDGFTAQLSGLAAGEDARDAVRRIVEFQQYFAARIEDARRAPREDILSDLVRARLEGERSLDVPEMLSILQQLLVAGNETTASALAEGLLLLARHPEQLARAQAEPALVPNLVEEVLRLSTPTAAMWRRTKRATELGGVAIPEGAMVLLRFASANRDESRFPEPDRFDLARANAGEHLAFGHGIHFCLGAVLARRELTVAFRALFERFAAFRLVPGAPEPRHKPSVLLRGLGELRLELDARGA, encoded by the coding sequence CGACCCGTTCACCGGCATCTTCCACGTGGCCAGCTACGAGCTCGTGCTCGCGGCGCTCCGAGACTTCGAGACCTTCTCGAACCGCTTCGCGCCCGCCATGGGCGCCGGGGCGGGCGCGCTGTCGGGCGACCCCGAGCTCGCGGAGCTGGCCGCGAAGTCCTACCCGCCGATCGACACCATGCTCACCGCCGACCCGCCCGAGCAGCGCCGCTTCCGGGGCCTGGTGAACAAGGCGTTCGCGCCGCGCCGGGTCGACTCACTCGAGCCCGAGATCGAGAAGCTGGCGCAGGCACTGATCGACGGCTTCGCGGGCGAGGGCCGCTGCGAGGTGCTGTCGCAGCTCGCGGTGCCGCTGCCGCTCACGGTGATCGCCGACCAGCTCGGCGTGCCGCGCGCCGACCTGTCGCGGCTCAAGCGCTGGACCGACGGCTTCACCGCGCAGCTCTCCGGTCTGGCCGCAGGCGAGGACGCGCGCGACGCCGTGCGCCGCATCGTGGAGTTCCAGCAGTATTTCGCCGCGCGCATCGAGGACGCGCGCCGCGCCCCGCGCGAGGACATCCTCTCCGACCTGGTGCGCGCGCGGCTCGAGGGCGAGCGGTCACTCGACGTGCCCGAGATGCTCTCGATCCTGCAGCAGCTGCTCGTGGCGGGAAACGAGACCACGGCCTCGGCGCTGGCCGAGGGCCTGCTCCTGCTGGCGCGCCATCCCGAGCAGCTCGCGCGCGCGCAGGCCGAGCCCGCGCTCGTGCCGAATCTCGTGGAGGAGGTGCTGCGGCTCTCGACCCCGACCGCCGCCATGTGGCGGCGCACGAAGCGCGCGACCGAGCTCGGAGGCGTGGCGATCCCGGAAGGCGCGATGGTGCTGCTGCGCTTCGCCTCGGCGAACCGCGACGAGTCACGCTTCCCGGAGCCCGACCGCTTCGACCTGGCGCGCGCCAACGCCGGCGAGCACCTCGCGTTCGGTCACGGCATCCACTTCTGCCTGGGCGCGGTGCTCGCGCGGCGCGAGCTCACGGTCGCCTTCCGCGCGCTGTTCGAGCGCTTCGCGGCGTTCCGGCTCGTGCCGGGCGCCCCCGAGCCGCGCCACAAGCCGAGCGTCCTTTTGCGCGGGCTCGGCGAGCTCCGGCTCGAGCTCGACGCGCGCGGCGCGTAG